From the genome of Ananas comosus cultivar F153 linkage group 16, ASM154086v1, whole genome shotgun sequence, one region includes:
- the LOC109721981 gene encoding protein FAM204A produces the protein MGAEEGDDDARREAALAATRLLDPNFKPSKLTQSQLDKFKELHRKRLQIKEKGKRKEKPKDKGKPNGTAKTSMRVRNNLDIKDTADVSTASAMKDSEYSNSKEEAGSDEATLTPSKRKRKLHWGLDAKERWERKSNM, from the exons ATGGGGGCGGAGGAAGGGGACGACGACGCGAGGAGGGAGGCCGCCTTGGCCGCCACCCGCCTCCTCGACCCCAACTTCAAACCTTCCAAACTCACCCAATCCCAGCTCGACAAGTTCAAG GAATTGCACAGAAAACGGTTACAgataaaagaaaaaggcaagagaaaagaaaaacctaaGGATAAAGGAAAACCTAATG GGACTGCAAAAACGAGTATGAGAGTAAGAAATAATCTTGACATTAAAGATACAGCAGATGTTTCTACAGCCAGTGCTATGAAAGATTCCGAGTACTCCAACTCGAAGGAAGAGGCTGGTTCG GACGAAGCAACACTTACGCCATCaaagaggaaaaggaaattACATTGGGG